GCcccctcctgcccagtcctctcctgcccagtcctctcctgcccagtcctctaatGCCCATCCCTCTTTGGCCTATCCCTCTCCTGCCCATCGCTCTCCTGCACAGCCctccccagtcctctcctgccctctcctgcccagacctctcgtgcccagtcctctcctgcccagacctCTCCTGTTCAGTCCattgctgcccagtcctctgctgccaagtcctctcctgcccagcactctcctgcccagccctctccTGTCCAGCCCTCTAATgctcagtcctctcctgcccagtccttttCTGAGCAATCCTCTCTTGAGCagtcctttcctgcccagtcctctcctgtccagtcctctgctgcccagttctctcctgcccagtactctgctgcccagtcctctcctgcccagtcctctgctccccagtcctctcctgtccagtcctctgctgcccagtcctctgctgcccagtccgctcgtgcccagtcctctgctccccagtcctctgctgcccagtcctctcctgcccagtcctctcctgcccagtcctctgctgcccagtcctctcctgcccagtcctgtcCAGTCCTccgctgcccagtcctctcctgccaagtcctctcctgcccagtcctctgctccccagtcctctgctgcccagtcctctcctgcccagtcctctgctgcccagtcctctgctgcccagtcctctcctgccaagtcctctcctgcccaatcctctgctgcccggtcctctcctgcccagtcctctcctgcccaatcctctgctgcccagtcctctcctgcccagtcctctcctgcccagtcctctcctgcccaatcctctgctgcgcagtcctctcctgcccagtcctctcctgcccaatcctctcctgtccagtcctctcctgtccagtcctctgcagcccagtcctctcctgccaagtcctctgctgcccagtcctctgctccccagtcctctgctgcccagtcctctcctgcccagtcctctcctgcccagtcccctgctgcccagtcctctcctgccaagtcctctcctgcccaatcctctgctgcccggtcctctcctgcccagtcctctcctgcccaatcctctgctgcccagtcatctcctgcccagtcctctcctgcccagtcctctcctgcccagtcctctgctgcccagtcctcttctgcccagtcctctccAGCCCAATCCTCTCCTGTCCAGTCCTCTCCTGTCCAGTCCTCTGCtggccagtcctctcctgccaagtcctctcctgcccagtcctctgctccccagacctctgctgcccagtcctctcctgcccagtcgtctcctgtccagtcctctgctgcccagtcccctcctgcccagtcctctcctgcccagtcctctgctgcccggtcctctcctgcccagtactctcctgcccaatcctctgctgcccagtcctctcctgcccagtactctgctgcccagtcctttcctgcccagtcctctcctgcccagccttCTCCTGCCCAgatctctcctgcccagtcctcttctacccagtcctctcctgcccattcctctcctgccaagtcctctcctgcccagtcctctcctgcccagtcctcttttGTCCAGTCCTCTCCTGCCTAGACCTCTTCGGCCTAGTCCTCTCTTGACCTTTCCTGAGCAGTTCTCTCCTTACAAGTCCACTCCTCACTAGTCCtatgctgcccagtcctctgctgcccagcccAGTCCTCTCATGCACAATCCTCTGATGCCCACTCCTCTGCAGCCCAGACCTCTCCTGGCCAGgcgtctcctgccaagtcctctcctgcccagtcctctaatGCTTAGTCCTCTCCTGCCCCATCCACTCCTGCCCAGTCTTTTCCTGCcatgtcctctcctgcccagccctctccTGCCTAGCCCTTTCCTGTGCAGTCCTCTCCTGACTTGTCCTCTGCTGCCGTAATCTGCTGCCCAGTCCTTTAATgctcagtcctctcctgcccagtcctcttctGAGCAGTCCTCTCTTGAGCAGTCCTTtcctgcacagtcctctcctgcccagtcctctcttgcccagtcctctcctgcccagccctctcctgcccaatcctctgctgcccagtcctctgctgcccagtcccctcctgcccagtcctctcctgcccagtcctctcttgcccagtcctctcctgcccagccctctcctgcccagtcctctcctgccctgtCCTCTTtttcccagtcctctcctgcccagccctattCTGCCCAGCCCTCATTTGCCCAGCCCCATCCTGCATAGTCCCCTTCTGCCCAGTCCTGTCCTGCCCAGTCATCTCCTGCCCTGGCCTCTCCACCCGACCTATTCTGCCCAGTCGTCTCCAGCCCAGCCCTCTGCTGCCCAGtcttctgctgcccagtcctctgctgcccattcCTCTCCTGCCCatccctctcctgcccagtcctctcctgaccAGCCCTCTCCTGCGCAGCCCTCCCTGCCCAGTCCTCTTCTGCCCATTCCTCTCC
This region of Schistocerca gregaria isolate iqSchGreg1 chromosome 7, iqSchGreg1.2, whole genome shotgun sequence genomic DNA includes:
- the LOC126281799 gene encoding spidroin-1-like, with amino-acid sequence MGGRALGGRILGRRGMRGGGLGSRGLVRRELCSRGLGSRGLVRRGPCRRTLCSRGQERTRRERSGQQRTGEERTGRQRTWQVRTGQERTGQQRTGQKRTVQQRTGRQRTSQERNGQKRTGQGGLRRRGLVRRGLGRRGMGRRGMGSRGLGSRRLGSRGLGWRRLGRIGRVERPGQEMTGQDRTGQKGTMQDGAGQMRAGQNRAGQERTGKKRTGQERTGQERAGQERTGQERTGQERTGQEGTGQQRTGQQRIGQERAGQERTGQERTGQERTDWAGEDWAGEDLAGEEWAGEDWVEEDWAGEIWAGEGWAGEDWAGKDWAAEYWAGEDWAAEDWAGEYWAGEDRAAEDWAGEDWAGGDWAAEDWTGDDWAGEDWAAEVWGAEDWAGEDLAGEDWPAEDWTGEDWTGEDWAGEDWAEEDWAAEDWAGEDWAGEDWAGDDWAAEDWAGEDWAGEDRAAEDWAGEDLAGEDWAAGDWAGEDWAGEDWAAEDWGAEDWAAEDLAGEDWAAEDWTGEDWTGEDWAGEDWAGEDCAAEDWAGEDWAGEDWAGEDWAAEDWAGEDWAGEDRAAEDWAGEDLAGEDWAAEDWAAEDWAGEDWAAEDWGAEDWAGEDLAGEDWAAEDWTGLGRRGLGSRGLGRRGLGRRGLGSRGLGSRGLGTSGLGSRGLGSRGLDRRGLGSRGLGRRGLGSRVLGRRELGSRGLDRRGLGRKGLLKRGLLRKGLGRRGLSIRGLDRRGLGRRVLGRRGLGSRGLGSNGLNRRGLGRRGLGTRGLGRRGQERTGEGCAGERWAGEG